The genomic DNA TCGTGGGTCACGGGCACGCCCAGCCGCGCGGCCCGGGCCAGGCCGTCGGACTCGGGGTCGATACCGACCATGGCGCCCATCTCCAGGAAGCGCGAATGACGGATGACCTTGATCATCAGGTCGGTGCCGATATTGCCTGAACCGATGATCGCGACCTTCGTGCGATCGGCCTGCTCACTCACTGGGAACCTCCGAGGTGGTGGAGAAGGACGCCGACACCGCGCCGACGCCGTCGATGGTGGCGACGACCGTCGCCCCCGGGTGCAGCGGACGCATCGGGCCCAGCGCCCCGGACAGGATCACCTGCCCCTTGCGCAGGGGTTCGCCGAACTCCCGTGCCTTCTGCGCCAGCCAGGCCAGCGCGTTCAACGGATCGCCCAGGCAGGCCGCCCCGTTGCCGGTGGAGACGACCTCTCCGTCGATGCTCATGCTCATGGTGACCTCGACCGGTTCGAACTCGTCGAGTGTCACGCGCGCGGCGCCCAGGACGTACACGCCACTGGACGCGTTGTCGGCCACGGTGTCGGCGAAGGAGATGTCCCAGTCGGTGATCCGGCTGTCGACGATCTCGAGCGCCGCGGTGGCCCAGCCGACCGCGGCCCGGCACTGCGCGAGGTCCAGCGGGCCCTCGGCGAGATCCTCGGCGAGGAAGAACGCGACCTCGGCCTCGGCCTTCGGCTGCAGGAGCCGCGCGATGTCGATCTCGTCGCCGTCGCTGTAGGCCATGTCGGAGAACAGCACGCCGAAGTCCGGCTGGTCCACGCCCAACTGCTGCTGCACGGCTTGCGAGGTCGCGCCGATCTTGCGGCCGACGACCGTCACGCCCTGGGCGCGCCGCGCCGCGTTGAAGCGTTCCTGGATGCGGTAGGCGGTGCCGACGTCGTCGGGGCCGATCAGTTCCCGCAGGGGCGCACACGGCCGTCCCGTGGTGGCCGCCGTGATCAATCGGTCCGCGGCGGCGGCGACGACGGAATCGTCGACGCGCGCGGCGCCGACCGTATCGGCACTGGTTGACATCCGGGCCTTCCTCTCGAACTCGCATCGGATGTCTTTCAGTGCACTACGCCACAGCTCGGACGACCAGTAGTGTGGTCCACTGAATGGACCACAATCGAGGAATCGCCGACATGAACGCATCGGAGCTGGACGACCGTTCCGTTCTGGGCCGGGTCGTGCGCATTCTCGAAGCCTTCGCCCCCGACGACAAGGCGGTCGGGCTGTCGGAACTCGCCCGCCGTACCGGCCTGCCCAAGGCCACCGTGCACCGGGTCTGCCGCGACCTGGTGACGGCACGCTGGCTCGCCACCTCACCGCAGGGCTACCGGCTCGGCCGCGGCCTGTTCGAGCTGGGCATGCGCGCCGCCGCCGAGCGGACCCTGCTCGAGGTGGCGGTTCCCTTCATGCAGGACCTGTACACCCGAACCCAGGAGACCGTGCATCTGGGCGTGCTGGACGGGGACGAGGTCGTCTACATCAGCAAGATCGGCGGACACCGCCAGGCGCGCGCGCCGTCCCGGGTCGGCGGCCGCATGCCGTTGTACTGCACCGCCATCGGCAAAGCGCTGCTGGCCCACGCCGACCCCAGGACGATCGACCGCGTCCTCGCCGGACCGCTGCCTCGGTACACCCCGCGCACCGTCACCGGGCCGGGACTGCTGCGGGCCCAGCTCCACAGAATCCTCGAGCAGGGCGTCTCCTACGAATACGAGGAATCCACGACGGGCATCGTCTGCGTCGCGGCGGCGATTCTCGATGCCGAGGACCACCCGCTCGCGGCGATCTCGCTCACCGGGCCCACCACCCGGTTCCGGCCCGAAGCCCATGCCGTGTCGGTGCGGGCGGCAGCGGCCGCGATGGCCTCGATTCTGGCGCGGCGCGGCGGGCCGACTCCCTGACCGGACACTCCCGGCGGCGCGATGCGCGGCCAGGTCGGCGACGCGCACCTCGAGCGACCGCGCCGCGTCGCCGACTCGCCGACAGACCGGACCGGACCGAACCAGGTGTGAGATCCCCCGGTCCGGGTAGCGCGAATCGAGAGAATCGACGGATGTGGAGCGACACCGATGCGCCCCGCCGTCCTCACCGGCACCGCGACGTGGGGCACACGACGCGGTAGAAGGGCGATGATCGAATGAGCACTCTCGCCGAGATGATGGACAGCCACCCCGCCACCACCGAGCAGTCGGCACCAGCCGAACTGGTCGCCTGCCTCGAGGCGTGCCGCGTCTGCGCGCAGACGTGCACCCTCTGCGCCGACGCCTGCCTGAGCGAGAAGACGGTCGCCGATCTGATCGCCTGCATCCGCGCCGACCTGAACTGCGCCGACATCTGCGCCGCCACCGCCGCGGTGCTGTCCCGGCGCGGCGGGGGCGTGGAGACCACCCGGGCCCTGCTCGAGGCCTGCGCCGTGGCCTGCGACAGGTGCGGTCGCGAATGCGATCGGCACGCCGGTCACCACGAGCACTGCCGGATCTGCGCCGAAGCGTGTCACCGCTGCGTGCGGGCATGCCGCGACCTGCTGACCGCACTGGCCTGACACGCCACTGCACAGGTCGGCCTCAGGAGATCTTCCTGAGGTCGGGCACGTCGCCGTACGCGGCGTCGGCGGCGCCCCGCACGATGGGCGCGAGCAGGCGCGGCAGGATGAACTGGTCGCGCGGCAGGCGGCCCGCTTCCGGGAGCCAGTTGTGCACCAGGCCGACGGCCAGGCCGCTGTCGGGATCGGTCCAGCCACCCGAGCCGGCCAGCCCGATGTGCCCGAAGCCGCGCGGTGCGCCGGGGGCGGGAATGGCGTGGTAGCCGAGTCGCCAGCCCATCGGCAACAGCAGGTTCCGGTCCGGCAGCCAGGTCCGCACGCGCGAGATCTGCCGCACCCGCGATCGCGACAGCAACGCGTTGTCGGTGCCGATGACGTCGTACACCGCGGCGACGGCGCGGGCGGTGAACACACCGTTGGCGGCGGGACTCTCACCGAGCAGGATGGCCGGTTCGGCTCCGGAGGTGAGTCCCTCGATGCCGTGGGTGTAGATGGCGCGGACGAACCCGGCGCCCGGGGCCGGGAGGCGTCTGGCGATCCGCAGGACGTTCGCCGTGTGGGGGATGCCGAACGGGACCGGCGATCCCTGCGAGGCGGCGAGGGTGATGTTCGCCGACGGCGGAGGGGAACCGAGGTGCAGACCGTCGAGTCCCAGCGGTTCGGCGAGTTCGGTGCGATACAGCTCGCCCATCCCCTTGCCGGTCACCGCGCGGGCGATTCCGGCCGCGAGCCAACCGAAGGAGATGGCGTGGTAGGCCGGTATCCCGCGCCACCGGTCGGGCGCGGCCGCGGCGATCCGCTCCTCCATCAGCTGATGGTCGACCAGTTCGTCGAGGTTGCGCGCCAACGGGGTGACGTGCGACAGGCCCGCGCGGTGGGTGAGCACGTCGGCGACAGTGATGTCCTTCTTGCCGTTGGCGCCGAATTCGGGCCAGTATTCCGCGACGGGCGCGTGGTAGTCGATCAGCCCTTGCTCGGCGAGCCGGTGCAGCACGGTGGCCGTGATGCCTTTGGACGTCGAATACGACAGGGCGGCGGTGTCACGTTGCCAGGCGACGCCCCGGCGTGGATCGGCGGTGCCGGTCCAGACATCGACGACGGGACGGCCCTGGTGATAGACGGACAGCGCCCCGCCGCCACGTCCGGTGGCGAACAGCCGCCCGAAAGCGGTGATCGCGTCGTCATAGCCCGGCTCCCAGACACCGTGCACGACGAGCTGTGACGGCTGGGGCCGTCCGGGTCGAGCGGAAAGCGATTCTGACACTTCTCGGTTACCTCGCGTATCGCCTTTGTGGTTCACAGTTCCCGCACAGCGATATCGCTGTTGGATTGCGCACCCTCCGGTGTGGCTGTGGTTCACGGGATCGCATTAGCGCGTCTGCCGAAAGTGTCGTCCGCTTCGGGCGTCGCCGCGAGGGTCGATTCGCCGGGGGCATACCTGTTTCTGCTCCACGGTCGGCGCCGGTTGGGCATTCGACTGTGATCCGGACCTGGGGATCGCACCGAAAACAGGTATGTCGGCGGTCATCCGACCCTTATGGAAAAGCCCCGGAAAGGCGATGTTGGTAGGGAACCTGTGAGCACCGATATCGCGAGGTTTCATGTACCGACACGAGCCGCACCACACCGACGGCATCGGCGATCCCCGAGGGGGAACCGCGAAGAACACACTGATCATCCAGCGATGCGCGGCCTGCGCCGCACTGTTCGCGCCGCATACCCCTGCCTGCTCGGCGTGCGGATCGTCGGATCTCGAGGCGGTCGCGTCGTCCGGCGTGGGTTCGATCTTGTCCTGGCGGACAGTCGAGCGCTGGGGGAAAGCGGGAGACCACGAACCGGTGCCGTTGACGATCGCGATCGTCGAACTCGACGAGGGACCGTGGGTCTACACCGCCATCGAGGGCGACTCCCCGTCGACCCTGGATCGGCCGACGCGTGTGCGATTTCAGCCGCGTCCCTGGACGGACGGATTTCCGGTTTTCGGCATCATCGCCAATCCCTGAAACACCGGACCAGGTGGCGTCCATGATCACCTGGGGTCGCTGACACCTGGGATACCCTGTGCATTGTCCAACAGTGAACGCGTGTTCCTGGTTGCCGGGGACACGCCGGCGGATGGTGTGCGCTGATGAGCGAGGACGATGCGTTTCGCACAGTGCGTGAGGTGCCTGTGCCGATTGCCGAGGAACTGAGCGCGGCCGGCTTCGAGGACGCCGAAGAGGTGGGTCGGGGTGGTTTCGGTGTGGTGTACCGCTGCACCCAGTCCGCGCTGGACCGGACGGTGGCGGTGAAGGTTCTGACCACCGAGCTCGACGAGGAGAATCGGGCGCGTTTCTTCCGGGAGCAGCGGGCGATGGGGCGGCTGACCGGGCACCCGAACATCGTCACGGTATTGCAGGTGGGTGCCACCGCGAGCGGGCGACCTTTTCTCGTCATGCCGTATCACTCGTGGGGGTCGCTGGATGCTCGTATCCGGGAAGAAGGCCCGCTGCCGGTGGAGCTGGTGTTGCGGATCGGAGTGAAGATCGCGGGGGCATTGGCGAGCGCGCATCGGCTGGATGTCGTGCATCGGGACGTGAAGCCCGGAAACATCCTGCTCAGCGATTACGGCGAGCCCGCGTTGACCGATTTCGGTATCGCGCGTATCGCCGGCGGTTTCCGGACCGCGACGGGAACCCTGACCGGCTCTCCGGCATTCACCGCTCCGGAAGTGCTCGAGGGACAGCCCCCCACCCCGGCCTCGGATGTCTACAGCCTGGGTGCCACCATGTTCAGCGCGTTGACCGGGCATGCGGCGTTCGAGCGGCGCAGCGGGGAGAATGTGGTGACCCAGTTCTCGCGGATCACCACCCAACCCGTGCCGGAACTTCGGGACAGCGGTATATCCGCCGACGTGTCGGAGGTCGTGGCGACGGCGATGCACCGCGATCCCCGTCAACGGCCCTCCGCGAGTGCTCTCGGGGAGGCGATCCAGCAGACGCAGCGCCGGCACGGATTCCCGGTCGACGAGATGGCGTTGTCGGTCGAACCGGCACCGGAACACCGCAACGGGCGACCGCCCGCGCAGGGATGGCGCCCGACAGCGAACGTAGGACGCCTGGACACCGGCACTCTGCCCCTGGAGTTGACCAGTTTCGTCAACCGCCGCACCGAGGTGGCGGAGGTGAAGAACCTGCTGGCCTCCTCGCGGCTGGTGACATTGACCGGGATCGGAGGGGTCGGCAAGACGCGGCTGGCGCTGCGGGCCGCGTCGAATGCGCGACGCGACTTCGCCGACGGGGTGTGGTTGATCGAGCTGGCCGACGTCGCGGACCCCGCGCTGCTGGTCGAGGTGGCGGCGGACGCCCTCGGCCTGCGCGACGAACCGGCACGGCCACTGCACGAGGTCGTGCTCGAGTTCCTGTCCGGACGGAAGTCGCTGGTCGTCGTGGACAACTGCGAGCAGGTGGTGGAGGCCGCGGCAGAACTGGTCGAAGCGTGGTTGCGGGCATGTCCGGACCTCCGGATCCTCGTCACCACCCGCGAACCCTTGAACATCCCGGGCGAGGCTGTGCTGCGGGTGTCGCCGCTGACGGTCCCGGATGTGAGCAGGCAGCCGTCGTTGCGCGGATTGCCCAGATACGACGCGGTCACGTTGTTCGCCGACCGTGCCGCCGCCGCGGCACCGGGCTTCGAACTCGACGAGGACAACATGGACACCGTTGCCCGCATCTGCGCTCGCCTGGACGGACTGCCGCTGGCGATCGAGCTCGCGGCCGCGCGGATGCGGATGATGTCGCCCGAGCAGATCCTGGACCGGCTCACCGATCGGTACGCGCTGCTGACCCGAGCCAGTCGCACCGCGCCGACGCGGCAGCAGACACTGCGGTGGTGCATCGACTGGAGCTACGAGCTGTGCACCCCGGCCGAGCAGCGGATGTGGGCCCGGTTGTCGGTGTTCGCCGGCGGTTTCGAACTCGACGCCGCCGAACAAGTGTGTGGAGTCGATGCGGCGACCGACAGCGTGCTCGATGTGCTGTCCTCGTTGGTGGACAAGTCGATCCTGCTCCCGGACGACACCGATGCCGTGGTGCGGTTCCGGATGCTCGAGACACTGCGGGACTACGGCTGGCAGAAGCTCCAGGAGTCCGGTGAGGAGCAGGTGGTGCGCCTGCGGCACCGCGACTGGTACCAACGTCTGGCGCTCGACGCGGAAGCCGAGTGGATCAGCGACCAGCAGCTCGACTGGTTCGCCAGACTCGACCGCGAACTGCCGAATCTGCGCACCGCGCTCGAATACAGCCTGGCCGAGGACACCGAAGAGGCGGCCGAAGCCGGATTGCACATCGCCAGCGCGCTCGTGTTCTTCTGGACCTTCCGGGGAGTCACCAGCGAAGGTCGACGCTGGCTCGACCGCGTACTCGCCCATCCGCGCGCCCGCTCGATACCCGACCGGGTCAAGGCCCTGCATGCCGAGACTCTGATGGCCTTGTATCTGGGTGACGACCCCGAGTCGGTCGCCGTACTGGTCGCGGAAGCGCACACACTTGCCGAACGGGACGCCACCCCGATGACCGAAGCCCTGGTCGCCTACGCCGACGGCATGCTGGCGTTCTACCGCGGTGACTGCGCCGAGGCCAACTCCTTTTTCACCCATGCCCTCGAGCTCTTCGCCGCCGATCGAGAGGAGTCCTGGCACGCTGCCACGTTGATGATGCTTGGTTGGACGAACGCCCTGCACGGCGACCCGCGACGCGCGATCGGGTATCACGAGCAAGTGCTGTCCATCACCGAAGCACGCGGCGACTGGCTCTTCCGGTCATCCGCGCTGTGGGGCATCGCCATCGCGGCATGGCGCCAAGGCGAACGGCACCGGGCACAACAGCTGCTCATGGAAGCGCTGCGCGTCAACCAACGGGTGAACAGTCCATTGATCGTCGCGTCCGCTCTCGAAGCGATGGCCTGGATCGCGGAGACCGACGGTGACGCCGAGCGGGCCGCTGTTCTGATGGGAGCCGCGCAGGCGCTGTGGCCGTACGGAGGCAGCGTCACCCACGGTATGCCAGGACTGGAGCACTATCACGACGAATGCGACAGGGGCACGCGCGCCGCTATCGGCCCCAGGAAATACGCGGCAGCCTCGCGGCGCGGTCAGGGCATGGGAATGGACGCCGCGGTGAACTACGCCCTCGGGGAGCGGCCCACCGGCACGACACCCACAACGGGTTCGCCGGTGGAGCTGACCAAGCGGGAGCGGCAGGTCGCCGAACTCATCGCCCAAGGGCTCACCAACAAACAGATCGCGGCGAAACTCGTGATCTCGCAACGTACGGCCCAGGGACACGTGGAGCACATTCTCACCAAACTCGGATTCACCTCCCGCGTCCAGATCGCGGCTTGGATCGTGGAAGAGGCCGAGCGACACGGCTCTTGACGGAAGCGCCGCGACGACTTCGCGTCGGATCACCGCGATGTCGTGACCTGTGCGGGGTTCGGCCTGCTACTCCGCGTTCGCCCAGCGCATCCGGCGCAGCGTCTGCGGGTGGCACCGTTTCACGATCGCCAGCAGTTCGCGATCCTGCTTCGCCTGTGCGGTCTGGGCCCGGGTCGCTGCCCTTCTGCCGCAGCGTGGCGAGCTGTAGCTGCCCCCACTGTCAGCGTCTATCCAGTGGCCCGGTGATGTCGTGGGTCGATTTCCCCCGCGACGGGTTCAAATGGACCGGACCCGGCGGAGAACCGGTCTGGTACAACACCTTCCCCGACTCCCGACGAGACTTCTGCGGTGAATGCGGGAGTTCTATCGCAGCCCAGGACGACGGTGACGCGGAACTGATCGGCGTCACCATGATGAGCCTCGACGACCACACGGACCTGGTGCCCGAACGGCAGAGTTTATTCGGTCTGGCCCGCCATCAACTCGTCCTCGGCGACCCATGAGGTAGTCGTGCACGCTCTGGCGGATCCGGAACAGAATCGTTTTCATCGCGTCCAGTGGTGCGAGCAGCTCGGCTTGCGCCGAGTCGTCATCCTTTGTCCGCAATCGCAGGGCATGGACCGACGGCGCGCCGTTGGCGGCTACCGATGTAGCGATCAACTGGTTGTCGGACGGCCGGGTTCAGCAGGCTCGTTGCGGGCCGGGAAGTCGGTGCGCCAGGAGGAAGTCCATCATTCTGCGCTGCAGGGCCAGACCGTTGGTCGATTGCATCAGTAGCCCGCCGCCGATGTGATCCGGTCCGATCGGTGTGAGGAATTGGGCCAGCTCGCAGCCCTGGTTCGAGTAGTGCTCGATGGTCGCGGGCACCGGGTCGGTGGTGGTGGCAACAGCGGTAGGGGTGTCCGCGAGGGTGAGGTTGCCCGCACGCCGGTCGGCTCCGAGCCACTGCAGGATGTTGGCGCGCCCGATCGGGTAGAGGCTGGTCTGGTCAGCCAGGTCCTGTAGGAAGAAGGCGGGGACCGGACGGGCGCGCGTGCCCATGGCCGCGACGATGCCGGCGCCGGTGAGGTCCGCGTGTGGCGGCCGCGGGTTGATCCCGTACGGCCCTCCGGCCATCGGCGCGATCGCGGCATACAGGTCCGGGTAGGTGGCGGCCATGACCGTGCTCATGCCGCCGCCCGCAGAGTATCCGCCGACATAGACCCGGTCGCGATCGATGCCGAACTCCTCGATCAGGGTGTTGGTGATGCCCGCCACAATCGACGGCTCACCGGCCTCGCGCTGCTGGTTGGCCGGATCGAACCAGTTCCAGCAGTGGCGCTCGTTGGCCGCTCGGGTCTGGATCGGGTATGCGAGAACGAAGCCCAGTTCGTCGGCGACCCGCGTCAGAGCGAATCCGTTGCCGGCCAACTGCGCCTGCGGATCGGTGCAGCCGTGCAGGTAGATCATCAGGGGCTTGCCCGCCGGGTCGCCGGGCGGGACGTGTAGGTAGTAGTCGCGGGTGCCCGCCGCATTGGTGTAGCTGCGCTGGGTGACCTCGGACGCATGTGCCTCCGGGCCGCTCAGGGCGCCCAGACCTACCAGCACTGCCAGGGCGACCGGGGCAGCGATACGGCCCGGTGAGATGACGTGCCCGACGATCCGCCGCAGCGTGGCGCGGATGGATTCGAGCGCCGGCCTTCGCGAGAAGTCCGTCCGCAGACCTGTGTCGATCGTTTTCATAGATTCCCTTCCTGGGTTGGCCGACAGCGCCGCACCTATGACGGCTGATCCAGCGCTCCGAGCTCGGCGAGCGTGGTCGTGAGCCCATTGCCCTGTCCGCGGAGCACGGCGTCCAGGTACGCGCGCGATGCCTCGGCTGGGATCCGCAGGCTCTCTTCACGTTTCAGCGTCCCGAGCAGCGCAGGAATAGGCGGGAGATACAGCGGTGCGTCGGTGAACCCGAGGTGCCCCGCGCCAGCGACAGTGAGCCGGTAGCTGGGTTCGGCAGCAGTGTCCAACACCCGCCCGAGCGCATCCGCATAGCGCTCATCCCCATCACTACTGCCGGTTCCCTGCCCCGACACGAGAGCAAGGACGGGGGACCGCCCTTTGAAAGCAACGCGAGGAAGGCCGTCCACGTTGATCGCGGCGGCGAATCGGTTGTCCTGCGCGGCGGCGAGTAGCGCAGCGGCGCCACCCAGCGAGTGACCGGCCACCGCCACGCGATCCACATCGAGCCGACCGGCAAGTAGCCCTGCAGCGCCGACGTCGGATAGCTGACCACAATCGATGTTCTCCAGTGCGTCGAGCACGAACCGGAGGTCCGCCGCGCGTACCTCCGTCCACACCGCTGCCCTGCGCTCGTCTTCGGAATCGTTGCCCGTTGCGGTCACGGTGCTGCGCACCACTGTCCCGTCACGTCGGACCACGACTCCGGAGTCGTACGGGTGGTCGACGGCGGCCACGACGTAGCCGTGACTCGCGAGTTCTTGTGCCCACACCGTGCTCTGGGTCCGCACCCCGCCCAGCCCCGGGGAGAACAGCACGACTGGCCAACGTAATCCATCGGGCGCGGGGGACGCGTCCAGAGCTGACCTGCTCCGGGCCTTCACCGCGTCGTCCAGCACGAACGACGGCATGCCGTACATCTGCGCCATTTCGTCGGCGACCGTTCGCGCCTCGCTGTCGTCACGCCCGAACAGGGGTACATCCGGCCCGCCGCCTCGGGCGGCGGGATACCACAGCTGCACCGTCACGAATCTCCGGTCGTCCGGTGCCGGCGTCGCGGTTTCCTCGCGCCGCTCGTCCACCAACTCGACAACCGTCGTCCCGACCGCCGCGGGTCCAGAGGGTGCAGGAACGACCACGACCGGGAAAGCCCAAGCGGACACGGCGCTGAGGCCACTCAGAACGACGCACAAGGTGGCTACCATCCCGGCGACCATGCGTTTCCCACGACATCGGCCGCTCGAACGTGGGGCAGGCACCACTCTCAGTCGATACCACGCAATCGCACCCGTCACGACGGCAGCAATGGACACTGGCCAGTACTGCCAACGCCAGCCCTGCGCTATCACCGCTGTCGCTCCACACAGCACCGTCAACAGGACCGCAGCCGTAGTCCACGCGGCACGGACCGGGCGGGGTGTCCACGCGGCCACGGCCAACAGTACGACGCTCGCAGCGGTCGCAACCGGCAGGAAGTCACTGGTGTGCAAGTCCATTCATCAGCTCCTGAGCGGTGTGCGGCCTCGGTGGTATGCACGATCCTTTCCTGTGCACCGCATTGCAGACATCAGCCCGAGGTCGTATCTGGTCTGGGCCCGTGGGCTGAACTTTCCGTTCGGCGGCAACCTCGCAGTGGATGGCCCGTTAGAGTTCCGCCGACAAGCAGTTCCCGATCACCGCCGCCATCGTGGACAACGGTCGGAAGCTAACCCTCACGCCGGATACCAACCCGCTGCACGCGACCCAGGTCTCCCAGCTTCCAATGCGCGACATCAATTCCCAGCAACGGTTTATGGACGAGCTGAACAAGGCATCGTTCGGCGGCATGGTCGGCGCCGGGGTAGGGGCCGGCATCGGTCTGCTTGTCGGGTGCGTCGTCGGCGTCTTCGTCGGCTGCATCCCGGGCGTGCTGATCGGCGCGGCCGCGGGTGGAGTGATCGGCCTGGTCAACACTGGCGGGCAGCCGATGCTGCAGGCCGCTTTCGACTACTTCACCGGCCAGCCGTAGGCACACGCAGCACGGGGTGAACTGACGAGGGTCCTGGCTGCGGCGGCACCGCCGCAGCCACTCTTTCTCGCTCATCTCCCCAGCGCCGGAGCGTCACTCTGCATCCCCAACGGCTGAATGCGGGGGCGGCAGCGGTCAAGGAACGAGGCCGGCCTCGTAGGCGTAGATGACGGCGTGGACTCTGTTGCGCAGGTTCAGCTTGGCCAGGATGCTGCGTACGTGGGTCTTCACGGTGGCCTCCGAGACCACCAGCTTCTCCGCGATCTCGGTATTGGACAGGCCCTGCGCCATCTCCTGCA from Nocardia higoensis includes the following:
- a CDS encoding alpha/beta hydrolase family protein, giving the protein MDERREETATPAPDDRRFVTVQLWYPAARGGGPDVPLFGRDDSEARTVADEMAQMYGMPSFVLDDAVKARSRSALDASPAPDGLRWPVVLFSPGLGGVRTQSTVWAQELASHGYVVAAVDHPYDSGVVVRRDGTVVRSTVTATGNDSEDERRAAVWTEVRAADLRFVLDALENIDCGQLSDVGAAGLLAGRLDVDRVAVAGHSLGGAAALLAAAQDNRFAAAINVDGLPRVAFKGRSPVLALVSGQGTGSSDGDERYADALGRVLDTAAEPSYRLTVAGAGHLGFTDAPLYLPPIPALLGTLKREESLRIPAEASRAYLDAVLRGQGNGLTTTLAELGALDQPS
- a CDS encoding 2-keto-4-pentenoate hydratase, whose product is MSTSADTVGAARVDDSVVAAAADRLITAATTGRPCAPLRELIGPDDVGTAYRIQERFNAARRAQGVTVVGRKIGATSQAVQQQLGVDQPDFGVLFSDMAYSDGDEIDIARLLQPKAEAEVAFFLAEDLAEGPLDLAQCRAAVGWATAALEIVDSRITDWDISFADTVADNASSGVYVLGAARVTLDEFEPVEVTMSMSIDGEVVSTGNGAACLGDPLNALAWLAQKAREFGEPLRKGQVILSGALGPMRPLHPGATVVATIDGVGAVSASFSTTSEVPSE
- a CDS encoding IclR family transcriptional regulator; protein product: MNASELDDRSVLGRVVRILEAFAPDDKAVGLSELARRTGLPKATVHRVCRDLVTARWLATSPQGYRLGRGLFELGMRAAAERTLLEVAVPFMQDLYTRTQETVHLGVLDGDEVVYISKIGGHRQARAPSRVGGRMPLYCTAIGKALLAHADPRTIDRVLAGPLPRYTPRTVTGPGLLRAQLHRILEQGVSYEYEESTTGIVCVAAAILDAEDHPLAAISLTGPTTRFRPEAHAVSVRAAAAAMASILARRGGPTP
- a CDS encoding Zn-ribbon domain-containing OB-fold protein produces the protein MYRHEPHHTDGIGDPRGGTAKNTLIIQRCAACAALFAPHTPACSACGSSDLEAVASSGVGSILSWRTVERWGKAGDHEPVPLTIAIVELDEGPWVYTAIEGDSPSTLDRPTRVRFQPRPWTDGFPVFGIIANP
- a CDS encoding four-helix bundle copper-binding protein gives rise to the protein MSTLAEMMDSHPATTEQSAPAELVACLEACRVCAQTCTLCADACLSEKTVADLIACIRADLNCADICAATAAVLSRRGGGVETTRALLEACAVACDRCGRECDRHAGHHEHCRICAEACHRCVRACRDLLTALA
- a CDS encoding alpha/beta hydrolase family esterase produces the protein MKTIDTGLRTDFSRRPALESIRATLRRIVGHVISPGRIAAPVALAVLVGLGALSGPEAHASEVTQRSYTNAAGTRDYYLHVPPGDPAGKPLMIYLHGCTDPQAQLAGNGFALTRVADELGFVLAYPIQTRAANERHCWNWFDPANQQREAGEPSIVAGITNTLIEEFGIDRDRVYVGGYSAGGGMSTVMAATYPDLYAAIAPMAGGPYGINPRPPHADLTGAGIVAAMGTRARPVPAFFLQDLADQTSLYPIGRANILQWLGADRRAGNLTLADTPTAVATTTDPVPATIEHYSNQGCELAQFLTPIGPDHIGGGLLMQSTNGLALQRRMMDFLLAHRLPGPQRAC
- a CDS encoding GFA family protein translates to MASCSCPHCQRLSSGPVMSWVDFPRDGFKWTGPGGEPVWYNTFPDSRRDFCGECGSSIAAQDDGDAELIGVTMMSLDDHTDLVPERQSLFGLARHQLVLGDP
- a CDS encoding serine hydrolase domain-containing protein, with the translated sequence MSESLSARPGRPQPSQLVVHGVWEPGYDDAITAFGRLFATGRGGGALSVYHQGRPVVDVWTGTADPRRGVAWQRDTAALSYSTSKGITATVLHRLAEQGLIDYHAPVAEYWPEFGANGKKDITVADVLTHRAGLSHVTPLARNLDELVDHQLMEERIAAAAPDRWRGIPAYHAISFGWLAAGIARAVTGKGMGELYRTELAEPLGLDGLHLGSPPPSANITLAASQGSPVPFGIPHTANVLRIARRLPAPGAGFVRAIYTHGIEGLTSGAEPAILLGESPAANGVFTARAVAAVYDVIGTDNALLSRSRVRQISRVRTWLPDRNLLLPMGWRLGYHAIPAPGAPRGFGHIGLAGSGGWTDPDSGLAVGLVHNWLPEAGRLPRDQFILPRLLAPIVRGAADAAYGDVPDLRKIS
- a CDS encoding protein kinase domain-containing protein is translated as MPVPIAEELSAAGFEDAEEVGRGGFGVVYRCTQSALDRTVAVKVLTTELDEENRARFFREQRAMGRLTGHPNIVTVLQVGATASGRPFLVMPYHSWGSLDARIREEGPLPVELVLRIGVKIAGALASAHRLDVVHRDVKPGNILLSDYGEPALTDFGIARIAGGFRTATGTLTGSPAFTAPEVLEGQPPTPASDVYSLGATMFSALTGHAAFERRSGENVVTQFSRITTQPVPELRDSGISADVSEVVATAMHRDPRQRPSASALGEAIQQTQRRHGFPVDEMALSVEPAPEHRNGRPPAQGWRPTANVGRLDTGTLPLELTSFVNRRTEVAEVKNLLASSRLVTLTGIGGVGKTRLALRAASNARRDFADGVWLIELADVADPALLVEVAADALGLRDEPARPLHEVVLEFLSGRKSLVVVDNCEQVVEAAAELVEAWLRACPDLRILVTTREPLNIPGEAVLRVSPLTVPDVSRQPSLRGLPRYDAVTLFADRAAAAAPGFELDEDNMDTVARICARLDGLPLAIELAAARMRMMSPEQILDRLTDRYALLTRASRTAPTRQQTLRWCIDWSYELCTPAEQRMWARLSVFAGGFELDAAEQVCGVDAATDSVLDVLSSLVDKSILLPDDTDAVVRFRMLETLRDYGWQKLQESGEEQVVRLRHRDWYQRLALDAEAEWISDQQLDWFARLDRELPNLRTALEYSLAEDTEEAAEAGLHIASALVFFWTFRGVTSEGRRWLDRVLAHPRARSIPDRVKALHAETLMALYLGDDPESVAVLVAEAHTLAERDATPMTEALVAYADGMLAFYRGDCAEANSFFTHALELFAADREESWHAATLMMLGWTNALHGDPRRAIGYHEQVLSITEARGDWLFRSSALWGIAIAAWRQGERHRAQQLLMEALRVNQRVNSPLIVASALEAMAWIAETDGDAERAAVLMGAAQALWPYGGSVTHGMPGLEHYHDECDRGTRAAIGPRKYAAASRRGQGMGMDAAVNYALGERPTGTTPTTGSPVELTKRERQVAELIAQGLTNKQIAAKLVISQRTAQGHVEHILTKLGFTSRVQIAAWIVEEAERHGS